Proteins encoded by one window of Sulfurospirillum barnesii SES-3:
- a CDS encoding DMT family transporter has translation MEKNQSKAYLFAISAVLLWSTVASAFKLTLAHFDALQLLLYASFFSLCVFFMAMVYQKKFYTLLTYSKKTYFYLALLGLINPFIYYLILFRAYELLPAQEAQPINYTWALTLTYLSVFILKQKLSLYDFLAGLMCYCGVLVISTHGDLWNFSFSSLTGVFLALFSTVLWSLYWIYNTKLHVDPLIGLFINFLFGVPAILLYALVTSHPLTFNIYGFFGSLYIGVFEMGITFILWLQAMKLSTNTAKIANLIFISPFLSLVFIAFFVGETILFSTFIGLIFIIMGLVIQQKKRVIRQ, from the coding sequence TTGGAAAAAAATCAATCAAAAGCTTATTTATTTGCTATTTCTGCTGTTTTACTTTGGTCAACCGTTGCGAGTGCTTTTAAACTGACATTAGCCCATTTTGATGCGTTACAACTTTTACTGTATGCTTCATTTTTTTCATTATGCGTCTTTTTTATGGCTATGGTGTATCAAAAAAAGTTTTATACGCTTTTGACCTATTCAAAAAAAACCTATTTCTACCTTGCTTTGTTGGGTTTAATCAATCCATTTATCTATTATTTAATCCTTTTTCGAGCCTATGAGCTATTGCCTGCCCAAGAGGCACAGCCTATTAATTACACGTGGGCGTTGACATTGACGTATCTATCTGTGTTTATCTTAAAGCAGAAATTGAGTCTCTATGATTTTCTAGCAGGGCTTATGTGTTACTGCGGCGTTTTAGTGATTTCAACGCACGGTGATCTTTGGAATTTCTCTTTCTCAAGCCTCACAGGTGTTTTTCTAGCGCTTTTTTCGACCGTATTGTGGTCGCTTTATTGGATTTACAATACCAAATTACATGTAGACCCTTTGATTGGGCTTTTTATCAATTTTCTCTTTGGTGTTCCTGCTATTTTACTGTACGCCCTTGTGACATCGCATCCGCTAACCTTTAACATCTATGGTTTTTTTGGCTCACTGTATATTGGGGTTTTTGAAATGGGTATTACGTTTATCCTGTGGCTGCAAGCGATGAAGTTAAGTACCAATACCGCAAAAATTGCTAATCTTATTTTTATCTCACCTTTTTTATCTTTAGTGTTTATCGCCTTCTTTGTAGGTGAAACCATTCTTTTTTCTACCTTTATTGGGTTGATTTTTATTATAATGGGCTTAGTGATTCAACAAAAAAAGAGAGTGATTCGTCAATGA
- a CDS encoding GNAT family N-acetyltransferase, with protein sequence MLKDLIVRIATRDDATSIAQFNVLFAKETINKNISLALTTEGVHQVFAKFHNGFYLLASLENTIVGMTMITREWSDWNNGAFYCIQSIFVTDHAHEKEIHDALLTKAKSLAKEHYDVCGIRLYVHKDDKETHKKYEDLGLQKTPYRLFEEMF encoded by the coding sequence ATGTTAAAAGATCTTATTGTACGTATCGCCACAAGAGATGATGCAACCAGCATCGCACAATTCAATGTCCTTTTTGCTAAGGAAACCATTAATAAAAACATTTCGTTGGCATTAACGACAGAGGGTGTCCATCAAGTTTTTGCGAAATTTCATAATGGTTTCTATTTATTAGCGTCACTCGAAAATACTATTGTGGGAATGACAATGATTACTCGTGAATGGAGTGATTGGAATAATGGAGCATTTTACTGTATACAAAGTATCTTTGTAACTGACCATGCCCATGAAAAAGAAATTCATGATGCATTGCTAACAAAAGCAAAAAGTTTAGCTAAGGAACACTATGATGTCTGTGGTATTAGACTTTATGTCCATAAAGATGACAAAGAAACACACAAAAAATATGAAGATTTAGGATTACAAAAAACACCCTACAGGCTCTTTGAAGAGATGTTTTAA
- a CDS encoding pilus assembly FimT family protein, whose amino-acid sequence MKKAFTMIELVFVIVIVGILSYMVASSFVRNPLREAADQVVSHIRYTQHLAMQDNHFNSNDANWFQGRWQIRFFQNLSFTNVLPPIKNYDNEWAYSIYSDRPNYTHLPNLTELARNPLNQNQYLSGGYNNTLHVEDEQSMKEMRLKTQFGIQTITFAGGCRGGITHIQFDEIGRPYNSYITNNNPAGEINVGFPRLIINQCRITLSDGTLNIVIAIEPETGYTHIL is encoded by the coding sequence GTGAAAAAAGCATTTACGATGATTGAGCTTGTATTCGTGATTGTTATCGTAGGCATTCTTTCTTATATGGTAGCCTCAAGCTTTGTACGCAATCCCCTTCGAGAAGCTGCCGACCAAGTGGTGAGTCACATAAGGTATACGCAACATTTAGCGATGCAGGATAATCATTTCAATAGTAATGATGCCAATTGGTTTCAAGGACGTTGGCAAATAAGATTTTTTCAAAATCTCTCATTCACAAATGTATTACCACCCATAAAAAATTATGATAATGAATGGGCTTATTCTATTTATTCGGACAGACCAAATTATACACATCTTCCTAACTTAACAGAATTAGCACGAAACCCTCTTAATCAAAATCAATATCTTAGTGGAGGATATAATAATACTTTACATGTAGAAGATGAACAATCTATGAAAGAAATGCGTTTAAAAACTCAATTTGGCATTCAAACTATCACATTTGCAGGCGGTTGTCGAGGTGGAATAACACATATTCAATTTGATGAAATAGGAAGACCATACAATAGTTATATCACAAATAACAATCCAGCTGGAGAGATTAATGTGGGATTCCCTCGTTTAATCATAAATCAATGCCGTATCACTTTGTCAGATGGGACTTTAAATATTGTCATTGCAATTGAACCAGAAACAGGTTATACACACATTTTATAG
- the murG gene encoding undecaprenyldiphospho-muramoylpentapeptide beta-N-acetylglucosaminyltransferase, protein MIAITGGGTGGHLVIAKAIKEELNQRGIKAIYIGSNSGQDKAWFEHDEGFEQKYFLESRGVVNKKGIQKLLSLMTIVRSSFTCKALFKKHNIHAVFSVGGYSAAPASLGALLSRLPLYIHEQNAIQGKLNTLLRPFSKAFFSAYDTSATLTSYPVSESFFKYKRERTHLKTIIFLGGSQGATFINQLALKMAKILHENNIAIMHQTGNKEFEAIQKFYETEKIPADVFAFTTNMAQKLKEADFAISRSGASTLWELCATALPALFIPYPHAAANHQYYNAKTLEEKGLALLLQQNTIDEKILFEKIKYLDLKKMSHELSTLIRVNGSKEIVNHILKESTC, encoded by the coding sequence ATGATTGCAATTACAGGCGGAGGAACAGGTGGGCACTTGGTGATTGCAAAGGCAATTAAAGAAGAGCTCAATCAACGAGGGATTAAAGCCATTTACATTGGCTCAAACTCAGGTCAAGATAAAGCATGGTTTGAACACGATGAAGGTTTTGAGCAGAAGTACTTCCTAGAGAGCAGAGGTGTCGTCAATAAAAAGGGAATACAAAAACTTTTATCACTTATGACGATTGTGCGTTCTTCCTTTACATGTAAAGCGCTTTTTAAAAAACATAACATTCACGCTGTATTTTCAGTAGGAGGATATTCTGCTGCTCCTGCTTCTCTGGGTGCTCTATTGTCAAGATTGCCTCTTTATATTCATGAACAAAATGCGATTCAAGGAAAACTCAACACCCTTTTGCGACCCTTTTCAAAAGCTTTTTTTAGCGCATACGATACATCTGCCACCCTCACAAGCTATCCTGTGAGCGAAAGCTTTTTTAAGTACAAAAGAGAACGTACCCATTTAAAAACAATTATTTTTTTAGGGGGAAGTCAAGGGGCTACCTTTATTAATCAATTAGCGCTTAAAATGGCAAAAATACTTCATGAAAATAACATAGCCATTATGCATCAAACAGGAAATAAAGAGTTTGAGGCTATTCAAAAATTTTATGAAACAGAAAAAATCCCAGCAGATGTTTTTGCATTCACAACGAATATGGCTCAAAAATTAAAAGAAGCCGATTTTGCTATCAGTCGCTCAGGGGCAAGTACCTTGTGGGAACTTTGCGCTACAGCGCTTCCTGCCTTATTTATCCCCTATCCTCATGCTGCGGCAAACCATCAGTATTATAATGCTAAAACACTTGAAGAAAAAGGCTTAGCACTACTACTGCAACAAAATACAATAGATGAAAAAATACTTTTTGAAAAAATCAAGTATCTGGATTTGAAGAAAATGTCACACGAACTATCAACACTGATACGTGTCAATGGTAGTAAGGAAATTGTTAACCATATTTTAAAGGAATCTACATGTTAA
- a CDS encoding FtsW/RodA/SpoVE family cell cycle protein encodes MQTDKILFSLCAFAIFVGIVFSLSLPVFTTLFFDYSEYHFFIRQFAVGMVCVTVMWALSQLDPDKFLSAIGFSIFLSCLLLMGVMHYLPESLVTSAGGAKRWIRLPGFSLAPVEFFKIGFVYFLAWSFARKLNNDKKTLKEEFKLILPYLALFILVIYLIAVMQNDLGQVVVLALTLAVMAFFAGTSLQLFMLAILGSLFVFLIAIFSSAHRIIRIKTWWATIQNMVLSLFPESIASVLRVEDAPEPYQISHSLNAIKHGGIFGEGIGNGMLKLGYLSEVHTDFVLAGIAEEIGALGVLGLTLIIITIIYRIFKIASRSSNKVYYLFSLGIGLLIVFSFLMNAYGITSITPIKGISVPFISYGGSSILALSVGIGMVLMISKKVKL; translated from the coding sequence ATGCAAACAGATAAAATACTTTTTTCACTTTGTGCCTTTGCCATTTTTGTAGGGATTGTCTTTTCACTCTCTTTGCCTGTCTTTACGACCCTTTTTTTTGATTATTCAGAATACCACTTTTTTATTCGCCAATTCGCAGTAGGTATGGTGTGTGTCACGGTTATGTGGGCACTTTCACAACTTGATCCTGATAAATTTCTCAGTGCGATTGGATTTAGTATTTTCCTTAGTTGCCTTTTATTGATGGGCGTTATGCACTACTTACCAGAGTCTTTAGTCACATCAGCAGGTGGTGCTAAACGATGGATTAGACTTCCAGGTTTTTCGCTCGCTCCTGTTGAATTTTTTAAAATTGGTTTTGTCTATTTTCTGGCATGGAGTTTTGCACGCAAACTGAACAATGACAAAAAAACACTCAAAGAAGAATTTAAGCTTATTTTACCGTACCTCGCACTCTTTATCTTAGTAATTTATCTTATTGCGGTCATGCAAAATGACTTAGGGCAAGTTGTTGTTCTAGCGCTAACCCTTGCTGTGATGGCATTTTTTGCGGGAACAAGTTTACAACTCTTCATGCTTGCAATTTTAGGCTCTTTATTTGTCTTTTTAATTGCTATTTTTAGCTCAGCACACCGAATTATTCGTATTAAAACATGGTGGGCAACCATACAAAATATGGTACTTTCACTTTTCCCTGAAAGTATTGCTTCGGTCTTAAGGGTTGAAGATGCTCCTGAACCCTACCAAATTTCCCACTCACTTAATGCAATTAAGCACGGTGGAATTTTTGGAGAAGGTATTGGTAATGGGATGCTAAAACTAGGCTACTTAAGTGAAGTGCATACCGATTTTGTTCTTGCTGGTATTGCAGAAGAAATTGGAGCATTAGGTGTGCTTGGATTAACACTTATTATTATTACCATCATCTACCGCATTTTTAAAATTGCCTCTCGAAGCTCTAATAAAGTCTATTATCTTTTTTCCCTAGGGATTGGTCTTTTAATTGTTTTTTCATTTTTAATGAATGCCTATGGTATTACATCTATCACTCCCATCAAAGGTATCTCTGTGCCATTTATTAGCTATGGAGGAAGCTCTATTTTAGCACTTTCCGTAGGCATTGGTATGGTACTCATGATCAGTAAAAAGGTTAAATTATGA
- a CDS encoding aminodeoxychorismate/anthranilate synthase component II produces MVLMIDNYDSFTYNIVQYCLELGADLKVIRNDELSVEEIEALHPEKIIISPGPATPNEAGVSLEVIKHFGGKIPILGICLGHQAIAQAYGGKVVRAQRMMHGKTSTTKQLQNSCLFNGLPESFTTTRYHSLIVEQDNLPACVIPTAYSTDDHEIMALQIKDQPIYGVQFHPESILSEHGHAILNNFLKL; encoded by the coding sequence ATGGTTTTAATGATAGACAATTATGACAGTTTCACCTATAACATCGTGCAATATTGCCTGGAACTTGGTGCAGATTTAAAAGTCATTCGCAATGATGAACTGAGTGTTGAAGAGATAGAAGCGTTACACCCAGAAAAAATTATTATCTCTCCAGGTCCTGCGACGCCTAATGAAGCAGGGGTGAGTTTGGAAGTGATTAAACATTTTGGCGGGAAAATTCCTATTTTGGGTATTTGCTTAGGTCATCAAGCTATCGCTCAGGCCTATGGTGGAAAAGTTGTACGGGCACAACGTATGATGCATGGGAAAACCTCTACAACCAAACAGCTTCAAAACAGTTGCCTTTTTAATGGATTACCTGAATCCTTTACCACCACACGGTATCATTCACTTATTGTTGAGCAAGATAATCTTCCAGCATGTGTTATCCCTACAGCATATAGTACCGATGACCACGAAATTATGGCACTTCAAATCAAAGATCAACCCATTTATGGTGTGCAGTTTCACCCAGAATCCATTTTGAGTGAACACGGTCATGCTATTTTAAATAATTTTTTAAAACTATGA
- a CDS encoding ATP-binding protein translates to MRKWLTSVFLLAFLLFATLGCMMPIQIHAALFYGSYENKLSLIFLIFVLVCGFVFYRLKRALRKRTLGEKKAKRSHERLQRTMEELNTAIQKTADAHQIKSQFLANMSHELKTPMNTIIGMGELLVHKKLPEKEHRCLTKMVESAHHLMNIINDILDFSKIEANSMELKSVPFQLEKLVLSISEFFRLRAQQKGLDFLIDLSNTHAQRYRGDPKRLKQVLFNLLSNAVKFTNKGEILLKAKALQKEDGKQIVRFEIKDTGIGIQSDQAMNLFNAFSQADMSTTRHYEGVGLGLSIAQGLVLMMGGSIQCESVYGKGSTFWFEIPLPFDHSITLPKPSAKLSSLRILLVDTNETALEILAQILSDLGVLSITCKNVKEALTLLESHFHVNAVIMSYSSETPETLNLFHTIKHRFWNKIPSILLTHTHDKEALLSKLGTRKPYKILSKPITSSILLETLLELSEYSFIEKSLPKTASTVLHQLAVLKTIQDNTVKENMAYEIFEAEGIHTHYALEALGGKRSFYHELLNIFATEYTYFKQEYEALVLAKDTIAIKRMCHTLKGMSATLGMEDLCTLAQYAECLEHPLTHNSELLQEMASTIERYILMIRALHTALHVNQ, encoded by the coding sequence ATGCGCAAATGGCTTACATCGGTTTTTCTCCTTGCCTTTCTGCTTTTTGCAACCTTGGGTTGTATGATGCCAATACAAATACATGCTGCACTGTTCTATGGAAGCTATGAAAATAAATTGAGCTTGATTTTTTTAATCTTTGTCTTGGTATGTGGTTTTGTTTTTTATCGCTTAAAACGAGCACTTCGTAAACGAACACTGGGTGAAAAAAAAGCAAAACGCTCACATGAGCGACTCCAAAGGACAATGGAAGAGCTTAATACTGCCATTCAAAAAACAGCCGATGCCCACCAAATCAAAAGTCAATTTCTAGCCAATATGAGCCATGAGTTGAAAACACCCATGAACACCATTATTGGTATGGGGGAGCTTTTGGTGCACAAAAAACTACCTGAAAAAGAGCATCGTTGTCTTACCAAAATGGTCGAGTCTGCACACCATTTAATGAATATTATTAACGATATTCTTGATTTTTCTAAAATTGAAGCAAACAGTATGGAGCTAAAATCTGTTCCTTTCCAATTAGAAAAGTTGGTACTTTCCATCAGTGAATTTTTTCGTTTACGTGCGCAACAAAAAGGTCTAGACTTTTTAATTGACCTTAGCAATACCCATGCACAACGCTATAGAGGCGACCCCAAACGACTGAAACAAGTTCTATTTAACCTTCTCTCCAATGCCGTTAAATTTACCAATAAAGGCGAAATTCTTTTAAAAGCCAAGGCTTTACAAAAAGAAGATGGCAAACAAATTGTACGTTTTGAGATTAAAGATACAGGCATAGGCATTCAAAGTGATCAGGCAATGAACCTTTTTAATGCCTTTTCGCAAGCGGATATGTCCACAACACGTCATTACGAGGGCGTGGGGCTGGGGCTTAGTATTGCACAAGGGTTGGTGTTAATGATGGGTGGGAGTATTCAGTGTGAAAGCGTTTATGGAAAAGGAAGTACGTTTTGGTTTGAAATTCCCCTGCCTTTTGATCACTCTATCACTCTACCAAAACCATCAGCCAAACTCTCTTCTTTGCGGATCTTACTGGTTGATACCAATGAAACAGCGCTTGAGATTCTTGCTCAAATTTTAAGTGACTTAGGTGTTCTTAGCATTACATGTAAAAATGTCAAAGAGGCGTTAACCCTTTTAGAGAGTCACTTTCATGTCAATGCGGTTATTATGAGCTATTCCAGTGAAACACCAGAGACTTTAAATCTATTTCATACCATTAAACATCGATTTTGGAATAAAATTCCTTCCATTTTACTGACACATACGCATGACAAGGAAGCATTGCTCTCAAAATTAGGAACACGTAAACCTTATAAAATTCTCTCAAAACCTATTACTTCCTCTATTCTTTTAGAAACGCTACTAGAACTTAGTGAATACTCTTTTATTGAAAAATCCCTTCCCAAAACAGCTTCCACAGTTTTACATCAATTAGCTGTTTTAAAAACCATTCAAGATAACACTGTTAAAGAAAATATGGCGTATGAAATTTTTGAAGCAGAGGGTATTCATACACACTATGCACTTGAAGCACTAGGAGGTAAACGCTCCTTTTACCATGAACTCTTAAATATTTTTGCGACTGAATATACCTATTTTAAACAAGAGTACGAAGCTTTAGTTTTAGCAAAAGATACCATTGCTATCAAACGTATGTGCCATACCTTAAAAGGGATGAGTGCCACACTGGGGATGGAAGACCTTTGTACTTTAGCACAATACGCAGAGTGTTTAGAGCATCCTCTAACACATAATTCTGAGCTACTTCAAGAAATGGCTAGTACGATAGAACGCTATATTTTAATGATTCGTGCGCTACATACCGCTTTACATGTAAACCAATAA
- a CDS encoding nucleoside recognition protein: MSFSVQKSLRTSLKSSWTILKLIVPIYILADVLFYYNLLSHITFIFKPLVSLLGLPQEAALAIVSGLFLNLYAAIAFAAPLGLDAKEWTILAVFLGIAHALIVETEIMKRLGLSRIYSILLRLSVGLLVGGLTSKLPQSWFSSKILQEAVTPEHPVYQSLFDLVQNSLYESLSLSLKVIALVTLLIFFLDFIKSLTIIEKHSQKVNSGFSITVGVILGITYGAGILISEYEKGILKKKEILFIGTYLMIAHAIIEDTLLFVIFGANPWLIVGLRLLFATLIATLIVRYSKAT; the protein is encoded by the coding sequence ATGTCATTTAGCGTACAAAAATCACTTAGAACATCGTTAAAAAGTTCTTGGACGATTCTAAAACTCATTGTTCCTATTTACATTTTGGCGGATGTTCTCTTTTATTACAATCTTCTCTCACACATTACTTTCATTTTTAAACCACTTGTTTCACTCTTGGGACTCCCTCAAGAGGCAGCCCTTGCCATTGTTAGTGGTCTCTTTCTCAATCTTTATGCGGCCATTGCATTTGCAGCACCACTGGGACTGGACGCTAAAGAGTGGACGATTTTAGCCGTCTTTTTAGGCATAGCCCATGCACTTATTGTTGAAACGGAGATTATGAAACGTCTAGGACTTTCAAGAATCTACTCTATTCTTTTACGACTGAGTGTGGGTTTACTCGTTGGCGGACTTACTTCAAAGCTTCCGCAGAGTTGGTTTTCAAGCAAGATTCTCCAAGAGGCGGTAACCCCTGAACATCCTGTGTATCAATCGCTCTTTGATCTCGTGCAAAACTCGCTGTACGAATCCCTTTCGCTATCACTCAAAGTTATTGCACTCGTAACACTGCTTATCTTTTTTCTTGACTTTATCAAATCACTTACCATCATTGAAAAGCATTCACAAAAAGTGAACAGTGGTTTTTCAATTACCGTGGGTGTAATTTTGGGCATTACTTATGGTGCTGGTATTTTAATTTCCGAGTATGAAAAAGGGATTTTAAAAAAGAAGGAAATTCTTTTCATTGGGACGTATTTGATGATCGCGCATGCGATTATTGAGGATACACTTCTTTTTGTCATTTTTGGGGCAAATCCATGGCTTATCGTAGGATTACGCTTACTGTTTGCAACTTTGATTGCAACTCTTATCGTACGGTATTCTAAAGCTACTTAA
- a CDS encoding glycosyltransferase family 39 protein: MKERLYLLFLLLFSSTLLVYETQVLSISYDEAQIFFNGDSLVHYVAVLSTKLLGQNDLALRLPFILFYLASMLLLYKISKLFLKQRIDRFLSLSIYALLPGVNSIALLVNSSIIVVFLSLLFTYLYLQEHKVLSHLLLVGTLFIDNSFAIFYVALFCYALFKQKTDLLILTLVLFGASMYLYGFDTGGKPKGYFVDTLGVYAAIFSPFLFIYFVYSMYRILIKEEKNLLWYISFFSLVVSLLLSLRQRLLLEDFAPFVVLSIPLMVKVFFNSYRVRLPEFRKLHTVVFTFVMCSLFINTMASFFHKPLYLLMDDPSKHFAVNYHIAKELAEELKNRGINNVILRDDKLALRLEFYAIKKGGDYKLTSKKEIDEGFEQIDIAYYGKTVKTFYLYPVG, translated from the coding sequence ATGAAAGAGAGACTTTATTTACTCTTTTTGCTACTTTTTAGTAGCACGCTTTTAGTCTATGAGACGCAAGTACTTTCCATTAGTTACGATGAAGCACAGATTTTTTTTAACGGTGACTCTTTGGTTCACTATGTGGCAGTTTTATCGACCAAACTCTTAGGGCAAAATGATTTGGCATTGCGCTTACCCTTTATTTTGTTTTATTTAGCCTCAATGCTCTTGCTCTATAAAATCAGTAAGCTCTTTTTAAAACAAAGAATTGACAGGTTTTTGAGTCTGAGTATTTATGCTCTTTTGCCAGGAGTCAACAGTATTGCTTTATTGGTTAATAGTAGTATCATTGTGGTATTTTTGAGTTTATTGTTCACCTACCTTTATCTTCAAGAACACAAAGTTCTTTCGCACCTTCTGTTGGTAGGAACACTTTTTATTGATAACTCTTTTGCAATTTTTTATGTAGCACTTTTTTGTTATGCACTCTTTAAGCAAAAAACGGACTTGCTTATTTTGACATTGGTCTTATTTGGAGCTTCGATGTATCTGTATGGATTTGATACTGGTGGAAAACCAAAAGGCTATTTTGTGGATACATTAGGTGTTTATGCAGCGATTTTCTCGCCATTTCTATTCATTTATTTTGTTTATTCTATGTATCGTATTTTGATCAAGGAAGAAAAAAATCTTTTATGGTATATCTCATTTTTTTCATTGGTAGTCTCTTTACTCCTTTCTTTGAGGCAACGCTTATTGCTAGAAGATTTTGCACCTTTTGTTGTCTTATCTATTCCTTTAATGGTCAAAGTCTTTTTTAACAGTTATCGTGTACGATTGCCAGAATTTCGTAAGTTACATACCGTGGTTTTTACATTTGTAATGTGTTCTCTTTTTATCAATACTATGGCAAGCTTTTTTCATAAACCACTTTATCTTCTTATGGATGATCCATCTAAACATTTTGCGGTGAATTATCATATTGCAAAAGAGTTGGCAGAAGAGCTTAAAAATAGGGGTATTAATAACGTTATCCTTCGTGATGATAAACTGGCGTTACGTTTGGAATTTTATGCCATCAAAAAAGGTGGAGATTATAAATTAACAAGTAAAAAAGAGATAGACGAAGGGTTTGAACAGATTGATATTGCCTATTATGGTAAAACTGTCAAAACATTCTATCTTTACCCTGTAGGATAA
- the flgB gene encoding flagellar basal body rod protein FlgB encodes MGFITSKSNQLLEAGLNARAMRQDLISSNIANIDTPFYKARDVDFESALIEKKKEIYAQESASLKLEMAQTNASHLNGITDFDDKKATLYLRDGHMARNDGNTVDLDVETSELGKNAMMFDALSSGLRKNGLIFKSVLEASEKL; translated from the coding sequence ATGGGTTTTATAACATCAAAATCAAATCAACTCTTAGAAGCAGGTCTTAATGCAAGAGCGATGCGACAAGATTTGATTTCAAGTAACATCGCAAATATTGATACACCTTTTTACAAAGCACGGGATGTTGATTTTGAGAGTGCCTTGATTGAAAAGAAAAAAGAGATATATGCACAAGAGAGTGCTTCATTAAAATTAGAAATGGCACAAACCAATGCGTCTCATCTCAATGGCATCACAGATTTTGATGATAAAAAAGCAACACTTTACCTTCGGGATGGACATATGGCTCGAAATGATGGTAATACAGTTGATTTAGATGTTGAGACATCAGAATTAGGAAAAAATGCCATGATGTTTGATGCCTTGAGCTCAGGGTTACGTAAAAATGGCTTGATTTTTAAAAGCGTTTTAGAAGCGTCTGAAAAACTATAA
- a CDS encoding thioredoxin fold domain-containing protein: MKKWVQIVMMVMLSVFSLQAGFLEMERQKALKENKLILLTLEKEGCPYCIKMQKDVFGVPKFNQHIAKNYLHVSINGEDPTLPQALHVKYFPTNLILSPRDLSIVDEFAGYSDPLNFIELLDIVYTQEFK, translated from the coding sequence ATGAAAAAATGGGTTCAAATCGTAATGATGGTTATGCTAAGTGTGTTTTCTTTACAAGCTGGATTTTTAGAAATGGAGCGCCAAAAAGCGTTGAAGGAAAATAAACTGATTCTTTTAACGCTTGAAAAAGAGGGGTGTCCCTATTGCATTAAGATGCAAAAAGATGTTTTTGGTGTACCAAAATTTAATCAACATATTGCTAAAAACTATTTACATGTAAGCATTAATGGAGAAGATCCAACATTGCCGCAAGCGTTACATGTAAAGTATTTTCCTACGAATTTGATTTTATCACCCCGTGATCTTAGCATTGTAGATGAATTTGCAGGCTATAGTGATCCTCTAAATTTTATAGAGCTGTTAGATATTGTATACACGCAAGAGTTTAAGTAG